CCGGTCGTAACTGCTACCACCTAATCCCACCCGCACGGATACCCGATTGCGGGTGCGTCTAGCTTCCTGTGAACCATCCAAAGAGTTCACATTCTCCATGTGGGTAAATTTACCCTTTATCCGTTCGGGTAAATTTACCCGAACGGTATTGGGCTGATTCTGCTTCAGTCCGGCTACTTGCCTTTGCTTGGCAGAGGCTACTTCCACCAATTCCCAATACCAGCCTTCTCGAATGCGTTGTTCGACGGTTCGGTTCCGGTATGTGTTTTCCCGCAACAGCAACGCCAGTTCGTCCATCGGCGAATCAAACTGCTTCACTTCCACTGGCACTGTTGACCATCCCAAGATGATGGCAGCTCGGTTGCGGCGATGTCCGCTAATAATAGTACCAGAAGGGGTGACGATCAAGGGGCGAATTTCACGCCCAAGTTTTATTAATTCCACCAAATCAGAGACATCTTCATCCAAACCGTAAATATATGCGTTCGTGGGATGAGGGGTGAGTTTAAGAGGATTAATTTCCTTAGTAGATAGCCCAATCAGATATTGAACGCTGTCAAAACACTCACATATCACGTTTGATGTTGATGGCTGCTTTTCGAGTGCTGGACTATCGCCATTACTCAAATTTTCCGGCTGCTTGCAACTTAAGTTATCCATCGACGACTCAAACTTAAATGCTCAAAACTTTGTTTTGTTTGCTGGAATGCCAATAGCCGTTCAACTTTCTCCTAACTTTGAGGAAAACCTATTACTAAGCAGGGAGGCAAGTGGAGAAAAAATGCACGACAGACAAGACAACTGGTTGTTTAACCAGCTCCAGCCGTTGCTGACCGCACCCATGCTGCTGGATACCATTCTGGTCTTCCAGTGTCAGTAGGCATGATAGGAACATAATCCGAACCGGGTTGAGCCGCCATTTTTGGATGTTGTGCTGGATCGATGACAGCGGCACTTACTCCTATCCGGTAGTAGCTCAACATCACTCTTTCGCCCACCTTAAACCCTTTCCAAGAAGGTGTAGAGGTATCTGTATCTGAAAGGGAGATATGCGCATCTTGCTCTCGCTCAAAGGTTGCGTCTGAAACATCTATCTTAGATGAGGTCATTTCGATGATACTGAGGTCACTCAAAGCTGATTTCTTGTGAGTTCCCTCATTTGTGTCAATTGTGTCAACTGAAACTTGAAAACCTTGCCTTATTGGAGGTTCGGGCATTGACACTTCTGCCAATGGGGTGTCAATCGCGTCAATTTTACTAATACTGTCTTTAGATATAGATGTCAGCCCCTGACCTGATATTTCTGATGGAGAGCCGTCCTCCGAAGTATCTGTCCGAACAGTTGACAATTGACATTCTGAGTGACAGTTTCTGTCAACCGACCCAACCTTAGTCATAACAGCGTACTTAGTTACTGAACTGACAAATTGACAACTGCTACCGCTGCGATCTTCACCCTTCTTGTCTTGAGAAGAGGTATTAACTGGTAGGGGAATATAAACCATCTGAGATTCTTTCCCAACAATGCGACCATACCCAGCGCTAGCTAGAGTTTGCATCAGCTGGCGAATTTGCTCATTCGCCATCTTTCTCAAGGTACGAATCCCGCTTTTGAGGGTAGAGGCAGTAACCTGCCCGGTTCGTTCGGCAAATTTCTGTACCTTCAGCCCTAGTCCTGCTAATCCCGCATCTGGAGAATTATGGGTATGAATCAAACGGTACTGCCACATATAATAAGCAGCTAACTCAATTGCCTTCTCCATCGTGTCCCCATTAACTACCTGAGATGGTCGTTCGCCTCGGAGCACTGCATTGACGATATGCAGCCATAATGCTAAACGAGCGGTGTAGGCTTCGATTTTGGGGAAGGCTACCTGTAACCCAAAGTCATCTTCAGCAAGTTGGGCATCAACTAACTGGTGTTGCCAAATTTCCAGCAATTGCTTAGCTTCGTGGCTCAACAGGTAATCCTGCTCGGGAACTTTCTCCAGCTCCACGTATAAGTAGGTCAAGGCTTCAGAGATTCCTGTATCCTGCTCCTCTTCTAGCAGCCGCAGGTAGCGCAAAGGTGTTTTAGCCGCACAGAAGAGCCAGCGTGCAAAGTTACCGTTGAAGTCTTTGTGGTCCCCCATCAGTTTGCCCAAAACTTCCCACTGATAGCCTCCAGTGCGAGAAATGGCAGAACGCGGCAAACAAACAGACTTTTCTGCCCTGTCATAAAGAATGGCTCCGCCGTTCCATTGGTCTAGTTCAGCCTCCTCATCGGCACCATGACCGCCCCGGTACTGGTTACGAGCCTTAGTGTTGGCTGCTAATTCATCGCGGTAATAAAGCAGTCCTCTAGGGTTTTGACCGTGGATGCGTTGCAGGGTTTCCAGGGTGATGTCTTTGGTCAGATAGCGTTTACGCGTGGGAGCTGATAATGGTTTTTCCGAAGTCTCGCTACTGGGCTTTTTACGTTTGTTTGCTTCTTGCTCTGCCTGATAGTCTGCTTGCTCTTCAAGATAGGATTTGTACGCTTCGGTTTCTAAAGCTACTAAGGGATCTAGAATAACTCGTTGAGCTGGGGTTTTCATGGAACCGGAGTTGGCGACAATCGCAGTCCAAAAAACCAAAGGTTGCGTGTATTTGACGCTAGGTTTAATAACAATTCTGGCAGCAGTACCCACCCGCGAAGCAGCAGCTGGGAGCAGAGTGGTGAAAAGAAACTCTGGAGCAGTAGGCATCGCCAAAGCTGTCTGGGTCACTATTTCTGCAAACCAAGGTTCTAGGTAACGGTAGAGATTGAGTTGAGTTGGTTGAGTCTTGATAAGATTGGCAAGTTTCTTCGCTGCCTCGGCTTGATCAGTTT
This sequence is a window from Microcoleus sp. FACHB-831. Protein-coding genes within it:
- a CDS encoding ParB N-terminal domain-containing protein, producing the protein MDNLSCKQPENLSNGDSPALEKQPSTSNVICECFDSVQYLIGLSTKEINPLKLTPHPTNAYIYGLDEDVSDLVELIKLGREIRPLIVTPSGTIISGHRRNRAAIILGWSTVPVEVKQFDSPMDELALLLRENTYRNRTVEQRIREGWYWELVEVASAKQRQVAGLKQNQPNTVRVNLPERIKGKFTHMENVNSLDGSQEARRTRNRVSVRVGLGGSSYDRASKVLKAIDLMQQDNPELANAWKKVLNKQSIDAAYKLLKSPSQWRERILQVLSTGLADTTIKAIAHLKAKTCALNPNFEAQEQPAGNPLTFAAADLVQVNLSYMKNAGDLLKWNGYWGEVLAVSLTGILTVNMGASVIKLMGKDVLKIDGIELNIAQRVLELRKHKELSGLDELILNFIQKQHCLKNKELEHLQLIESRFYSNTM
- a CDS encoding DUF3987 domain-containing protein, encoding MDITPKHFAIRELVDFDAKGRAACPSCLEDGKKGQKNLFVNSDGKYWCYRGCNTAQIRAALGAPPPSQPINLSGLLPIHYRQKSATQKAFKCTVTQKQLEQSNKRLLHRQGTPQQQALLWLEARGFSQEMIRHYRLGLEQRWITPNENKPETRECYWSIAIYIPTKESGQFYKKMRVAPWLVGDTRPDYVSKWCQYGVPATIWFTYLPENAEATWYCEGEWDAMRLGWLARQQKAKVAVCCSTAGCNTVPKQEHLKHLPGIITIFFDRNDEPRKDGTIPGDEGAKKLANALAGRGRIAKVPMPDGCDLKGWDVSNALDAGYTWSDFQAATILAKTELDRQQNQSQNNQFDSPSPHPLTAAGTRSVEAMSLRDRILEILDRYDTPSLRDVALMDLARTSRYPYREVEKLAKDLAIEVDLQTDQAEAAKKLANLIKTQPTQLNLYRYLEPWFAEIVTQTALAMPTAPEFLFTTLLPAAASRVGTAARIVIKPSVKYTQPLVFWTAIVANSGSMKTPAQRVILDPLVALETEAYKSYLEEQADYQAEQEANKRKKPSSETSEKPLSAPTRKRYLTKDITLETLQRIHGQNPRGLLYYRDELAANTKARNQYRGGHGADEEAELDQWNGGAILYDRAEKSVCLPRSAISRTGGYQWEVLGKLMGDHKDFNGNFARWLFCAAKTPLRYLRLLEEEQDTGISEALTYLYVELEKVPEQDYLLSHEAKQLLEIWQHQLVDAQLAEDDFGLQVAFPKIEAYTARLALWLHIVNAVLRGERPSQVVNGDTMEKAIELAAYYMWQYRLIHTHNSPDAGLAGLGLKVQKFAERTGQVTASTLKSGIRTLRKMANEQIRQLMQTLASAGYGRIVGKESQMVYIPLPVNTSSQDKKGEDRSGSSCQFVSSVTKYAVMTKVGSVDRNCHSECQLSTVRTDTSEDGSPSEISGQGLTSISKDSISKIDAIDTPLAEVSMPEPPIRQGFQVSVDTIDTNEGTHKKSALSDLSIIEMTSSKIDVSDATFEREQDAHISLSDTDTSTPSWKGFKVGERVMLSYYRIGVSAAVIDPAQHPKMAAQPGSDYVPIMPTDTGRPEWYPAAWVRSATAGAG